One window of the Trifolium pratense cultivar HEN17-A07 linkage group LG2, ARS_RC_1.1, whole genome shotgun sequence genome contains the following:
- the LOC123903777 gene encoding probable mannitol dehydrogenase: protein MASESKVVEHPKKAFGWAARDTTGVLSPFNFSRRETGEKDVAFKVLYCGICHTDLHMIHNEWGNSIYPLVPGHELVGVVTEVGGKVEKFKVGDKVGVGYMVDSCRSCENCDENLENYCPQHTVTCGAKYRDGTITYGGYSDSMVADEHFVILIPDNLPLDVAGPLLCAGVTVYSPLRHFGLDKPGMNIGVVGLGGLGHMAVKFAKAFGANVTVISTSPSKEKEAIEHLGADSFLISRDPDQMQAATGTLNGIIDTVSASHPISQLIGLLKTNGKLVMVGGVAKPLELPAFSLLGGRKLVAGSLIGGIKETQEMIDFAAEHNVKPEIEIVPIDYVNTAMERLAKADVKYRFVIDIGNSLKEST, encoded by the exons ATGGCATCAGAAAGTAAAGTAGTAGAGCATCCTAAGAAGGCATTTGGATGGGCAGCTAGAGACACTACTGGTGTTCTCTCCCCTTTCAATTTTTCAAGAAG GGAAACAGGTGAGAAAGATGTAGCATTCAAGGTGTTGTATTGTGGGATATGTCACACTGATCTTCATATGATACACAATGAATGGGGCAATTCAATCTATCCATTAGTTCCAGG gCATGAACTTGTGGGTGTAGTAACTGAAGTGGGAGGCAAAGTAGAAAAGTTTAAAGTTGGAGACAAAGTAGGTGTGGGATACATGGTTGATTCATGCCGGTCGTGCGAAAATTGTGATGAAAATCTTGAGAATTATTGTCCCCAACATACAGTTACATGTGGTGCCAAGTATCGCGATGGCACCATTACATATGGAGGTTACTCCGACTCAATGGTTGCAGACGAGCACTTTGTGATCCTTATTCCTGACAACTTACCTCTTGATGTTGCCGGTCCTCTCCTTTGTGCTGGTGTTACAGTGTATAGTCCTCTTAGGCATTTTGGACTCGACAAACCTGGTATGAATATAGGCGTTGTTGGTCTTGGTGGACTCGGTCATATGGCTGTGAAATTCGCCAAAGCTTTTGGTGCTAATGTTACAGTCATTAGTACATCGCCAAGCAAAGAAAAGGAAGCAATTGAACACTTAGGAGCTGACTCGTTTCTAATAAGTCGCGACCCAGATCAAATGCAG GCTGCAACCGGTACTTTGAATGGTATTATTGACACAGTTTCTGCGAGTCATCCTATCTCACAACTGATTGGTTTATTGAAAACCAATGGAAAACTTGTAATGGTTGGTGGCGTCGCAAAGCCACTAGAGCTTCCTGCATTTTCTTTACTTGGAG GGAGAAAGTTGGTAGCCGGAAGTTTGATCGGAGGGATAAAAGAGACTCAAGAAATGATTGATTTTGCGGCAGAACACAATGTAAAGCCTGAGATTGAGATCGTTCCTATTGATTATGTCAACACGGCAATGGAGCGTCTTGCTAAAGCAGATGTGAAGTATCGTTTCGTGATTGATATTGGAAACTCACTGAAAGAAAGCACTTAA